Within Longimicrobium sp., the genomic segment GGCCACCGGGCGGGTGCTCTTTCGCGCGGAGCAGGCCAGCGCCCTGCGCGCGCTGGCCGCCGCCCCCGACGGCACCCTGTTCGGCGTCACGGAGGGCGCCGTCGTCCGGCTGCGGCACGAGGGGCAGGTGCTCCGGCGGGTGTGGTCGGTGTCGCCGAAGGTGGGCGACGCGGCGGAACTGCGGATGGACCCCACGGGGCGGCGGGTGGCGGTGCTGGGCAGGGGAAGCGGCGCCACCCTGGCGGTGCTGGACGCGGGCGACGGCCGGGTGCTGGGACAAACGAAAACGGCGCCCCTCGACGCCGCGTTCGGCGTGGATGGGCGCCTGTACCTGCTGGAGCGCCGTGCCGTGCGGATCGTCCGCTAGCTCAGTGGCCCAGGTCCGACGTGTCCTTGCCCTTCATCATCAGCCCCGCCACCAGGAAGGGCAGCGAGTTCAGGGCAAAGCTGAAGAACGCCGCGTAAACCAGGTACTGGTTGCCCCACATCAGGCCGGCGATCAGGGCGGCGATCGCCGGAAGGGTCATCAGCACGGCGGCGATCATGGCGAACTTCATCGGTCCGTCTCCAGAAGCGGTGCGTTGTCGCGGGTCGGGTGCCGCAAAGGCGCGCCAACCTACGCGCCCGCCCCGCCCTCCGGCAAGGGCCGCATCCGGCATGGACGGTGCCATCAGCCCCGGACCCGCTCAGGCTGCTCCCGTCGGCTGTAGCAGATGATGCGTCTAGAAGCCGCACTGAAGCGGGCGAAACGTTTGCGCGGCCGGGGGGCGGTCGCTATACTGTTCTGATTCCCGCATTCCCAGACGTTCCCAAAGGTCCCGCTGCCTTCCTTGAAGGTACTGCTTCTCGACGCTGACCGCAGCCTTGGTCGAACGCTCGAACCGGAGCTGGACGACGCGGAGCTCCACGCCGCGTCGTCGCTTTCGGATGGGCTGCGCCTGATCGCGTCGAGATCGTGGGACCTGATCCTCCTGGACGCCGATTTTTCGGGCGCGGGAATGGAGCTGCTGGGCCGGCTGCACGGCGACGGGGGCATGGCGCCGGTGGTGCTGCTTTCGTCGCAGCCGACGATGGACCTGGCCATGGAGGCCATCCGGCACGGGGCGCACGACGTGCTTCCCAAGCCGCTGCCGCGCGGCCGGGTGCGCGAGATCCTGGTGGGGATCGAGGAGATCAAGCGGCTGCGCCCGCTCCCCGAGGTCATCAGCCCGGACGGCACCACCATCGTGGGCGCCAGCTCGCAGATGATGGGCGTGTTCAAGTCGGTGGCGCGCGCCGCCACCAGCGACGCCACCGTGCTGGTGCTGGGCGAAAGCGGTACCGGCAAGGAAATGGTGGCCCGCGTGCTCCACTCCCGCTCCAACCGGTCGCGCGGGCCCTTCGTGGCCATCAACTGCGCCGCCATCCCCGAGAACCTGCTGGAAAGCGAGCTGTTCGGCCACGAGAAGGGCGCGTTCACGGGCGCCATCGGCCGGCGGATCGGGCGCTTCGAGCGGGCGAACGGCGGCACGCTCTTCCTGGACGAGATCGGCGACATGTCGATGGCGCTGCAGAGCAAGATCCTGCGGGCCATCCAGGAGCGCGAGGTGGAGCGGGTGGGCGGCGGATCGCCGGTGTCCATCGACGTGCGCATCGTGGCGGCCACCAACCGCGACCTGGCGCAGGCGGTGCGGGAGGGCAAGTTCCGCGAAGACCTGTACTACCGACTGGCGGTGGTCACGGTGATGCTTCCGCCGCTGCGCCAGCGCGGCGACGACCTGGACCTGCTCTCCCTGCACTTCTTCGCCCATTACGCACGAGAGCACGCGCGCCCCATTCGCGCCGTAGCGGAAGAAGTGTTCAACGTGATGCACCGCCATCCCTGGCCGGGCAACGTCCGGCAGCTGCGGAACGCGGCCGAGCGGGCGGTGGTGATGGCGGATGGCGAGATCCTGCTTCCGCAGCACCTGCCGACGGACATCCTGAACCCGCCGGAGGCCGCGGCGGACGGCGACGGCGGCGGGCAGGACGCGGCCGAGCCGCCCATGGTGACGCTGGAAGAGATGGAAAAGCGGATGATCCGCCGCGCGCTGCGCGAAACCGCCAACAACGTGACGGTGGCGGCCGAGCGGCTGGGAATTCACCGGAACACGCTCCGGCGAAAGATCCAGGACTACGGGCTGGGGCAGGGCTGACACCCCCCTGGCCCCGCGCTTGCAGCGACTGGTCCGTACACTTCTGCATTGCACCGGATGGGTGCACTGTGCCCACTTCCGGTGCGGAAGCGCCCCCCGGACGCCGTGGCCAGACGGTATCTATTTCTGGCCTAAGCCGTTATGTTCCAAGCAGTTGACGCGCACGCCGATCCCCGGCGCGCCGCGGTACGCGCCCTGCACTGGCGCAATCGTCCCCTCTGTTCACCACCCCGGAGGAGTTTGATGATCCACCTCATTCGTAAGCTGGGCTGCACGGTCGCCGTCGCGCTGCTGGTTCTCTCGGCCGGATGCACCGACGCGGCTTCGCCGCTGTCGGCGCGGGCGGGCGAGCCGGCGTTCAACACCGGTGGCGGCCCGGACGTCGCTGCGCTGGCCCGCTTCAAGACGAAGCCGCAGATCACCATCGCGTGGGCGAAGAAGTGGATCGGCCCGGAAGGCGGACGGCTGGACTTCTACGGGTTCGCCATCGAGGTGCCCGCCGGCGCGGTCGACAAGGTGACGATGTTCACCATCCGCCTCCCGGTGGATCCGAACGGGTCGGACTACGTGCTGGCCGAGTTCGGCCCCCACGCGCAGCCGTTCAACAAGCCGGTCAGCATCGAGCTGCCCTACGGCAACACCAGCATCGAGGGCTCGGCCAGCCCCACCATCGTGTGGTGGAACAACGGCTGGGTCGACATGGGCGCCAGCATCACGGCCGACGGCCTGCGGCTGCGCACCAGCACCGACCACTTCTCGGAGTACGGCACGACGACACAGCGCGGCGGTGCCATCGTGGTATCCGGCGGCTGAACGCACTTCAAAAGCCTTGGCAGTGTCTCTCTCCGAAGCTACGCTAGAGCAACTTCTTCAGTTCCTCCCGGCGATCGAGGAACTGGAAGTTCTCCGCTTGCGGATGATCGTGGCCGCCGCGCCCGATCCCGAGAAAGCGTGGGATAGCTCGAGTTCGTACGCGACCATCGACAAGCGAATCCTCACGCCCGAGAACGTCGAGCAGTCGCTCGATGCTGCTGAAAGTGCGTTGCGGGATTACGTGTCGATGCTCCACGACGGCCTCCGACCGGCGTTCCGCAGCTATTTCGCCGGTGACGCGGAGGGAGCCGCGCGCCACCTCCTCGTCCTCGGTGAGCAGCACGAAGGCGTCGGCCGGGCCAGGGGGGCCGAGCAGTGCTACAAGGCAGCGCTCATGATGTCGCTGCCGCTGGCCGACAAGTCCCTCCAGGTGCTCGCGTTGCGGCGGATGGGGCGCGTAGCCCTCGCGCTGGCGCATCTGCCCGAAGCCACGTCGTACTACGAGCGCAGCGCCGAGCTGGCGCGCGATTCCGGCGACGTGCGCGCCGAGGTCGCGGCCCGAACGGGCGTCGGCAACGTGCGCATGTACCAGGGCCGCTGGCCCGATGCGGAGCGCATCTACCGTGAGGCCCTCGACCTCGCGCAGACCGTCGATTCCTCCGACGCCACCCTGGAGCTGGGGCAGCTGTACAACAACCTGGGGAGCGCGACCACGCGTACCGGCGAGCTGGACGAGGCCGAGCAGTGGCTGGAGCGGGCCCTCGCGGTGTGGGAAGAGGTGAAGTCGCCGATCGACCAGGGGGTGTGCCTGATGAACCTGGGGCACCTTCGCGAGAACCAGGAGCGGCTTGCGGAAACGCAGGAGGCGTACGAGGCGGCGCTCGCGCTGCCGGTGCCCACCTCGTTCAAGTCGCTCGCGGCGGCGGACCTCGCGGACATCTACCTCAAGGAAGGCTTCGTCACCCGGGCCGAGGAGATGGCGCGCGTGGCCGAGGAGCACGCGATCGCGGCGTCTTCTCCGTACTCGCTGGCCTACATGTACCGGAACCGCGGCAACCTGGCGCGAGCCCGCGGGCACGAGGACGGCTTCACGTTCTACGAGAAGGCCCTGGAGATCGCCCGCGCGAAGGGGTATCCCTCCCTGGAGGCGGACACACTGGCGGATTACGCCGAGCTTCGGCGCGTCACGGGCGGTGTGGAAGAGGCCGAGGCATACCTGGAGCGCGCGCGCGACATCTTCGCCCAGCTCGGGGCGTCGCAGAACGCGGCGCGCGTGCAGCGGAGTCTCGACGCGCTGCGATCGGGGATCGAGGTTTCCGTGGCGGCCGCGGGCGATTAGCGTCGCTTCAGCGAACTACGGCGTTCGGCGGGGCTTCCGGAATCGGGAGCCCCGTTCGTTTTGTGGCACCGCAGACCCGGCCCGAACATTGCCCCCGTGCGGCGGGTACGTCACCATCCCCGATCCACCCGGCCGCGGCGTTCATCCGCGGCCGCGCCACGCCCTGACCAGAACCCGCGTGCCCGGTTCACGCATCTCCGCCGCCGTTGCGCGCCTGGCGCTGCCCGCGCTGGCCCTGGGGGCCGCGCTTCCGGCGGCGGCCCAGGACGGCGGGTGCTCCGACGGCCGCGTGTCGGAAATCTTCATCGACGTGGGCGACGTGTTCGAGCTGGGCAGCCCCGACCTGGAGCCCCGCCTGAGCCGCGTGTACCGCGCGGCGAACGACATGCACCTGCGCACCCGCGAGTCCATCATCGCCCGCGAGCTGCTGTTCGAGGCGGGCCAGTGCTACCGCTCCGCGCTCCTGGCGGATTCCGAGCGCACCCTGCGCAGCTTTCCCTTTCTGGCCGATGCCAGCGTCTTCGGCGTGCGGCAGCCGGACGGCAACTGGCACGTGGTGGTGCGCACCCGCGACGAGTGGTCTACCCGGCTGGAGCCGCAGATGGACGGCGACTCCGACGGATGGGGGCTGATCGGGGTGGAGTTCCGCGAAGAGAACGTGCTGGGCAGGGGGCTGCAGATCAGCCTGTTCGCCAAGGAGTACCAGCGGGAGCGGGTGTACGGCGGCTCGGTTTCTACCCCGCAGCTGTTCGGAACGCAGGTGGACGCCGAGCTGGGGCTGGAGCGCACGCCGGTGGGCGTGGCCGTCACGCAGCGGCTGGCGTACCCGTTTCGCGGCGAGAACGGGCGCTGGGCCTGGCGCCAGCAGTTCGAGCGCATGGAGCGCAACTTCGAGTTCTTCGTGCCGCGGGAGGATGGGGGCGTCCGCCGCACCTACTTCGCCGAGAAGCGCCAGTCGTTCGACGTGGGGACAGTGACGCGGTTCGGGCCGCGGGGAAGCCTGACGCTGCTGGGCGTGGCGCTGGCGGGGGAGCGCACCGAGTATCCGCGCGACTGGCTGAGCATGGACGGGGACGGCGGCCAGCCGGTGCCCGTGGCGGGCAACCCGCCGCTGCAGGTGGAGCCTGTGCCGGTGACGGGGCTGGACACGCTTTCCAGCGTGCGCGTGGTGTTCCTGGCGGGGCACCGCAGCGTGTACTTCAAGCGCCTCCGCGGGCTGGATGCCGTCCACGGCACCGAGGACGTGCGCATGGGCATCGACGTGGAGGCGGGCGTGGGCCGCAGCCTATCGGCGCTCTCCACCGACGACGACCTGTCGGTGGCGGTGGGGGTGATGGCGGCGGGAGACCTGATTCCCGGCGTGCTGGCGGGGGTGCGCGCGACGGCTGAGGGGCGGCGCGACTACGGCGCGGAGCCGGAGCGTTCGGAGTGGCGCGACCTCTTCGGCCAGTTCGACGGCTGGGCGTACTGGCGCCCGCACGCGGAATCGCGCCACACCTTCGTGGCTGCGGTTTCGGCCGCGGGCGGGTTCCGCACGCGGGTGCCGTTTCAGCTCACGCTGGGGCACCGGGCCGGGGTGCGGGGGCTTCCCGCCCACGCGTATCCGGGCGAGCGGCGGGCGGTGGCCACGCTGGAGCACCGCGCATACCTGGGCTGGCCGAACTCGCGGCTCTTCGACCTGGGCTCGGCGGCGTTCGTGGACGTGGGCAAGATGTGGGCGGGGGGCGATGC encodes:
- a CDS encoding sigma-54 dependent transcriptional regulator, with amino-acid sequence MKVLLLDADRSLGRTLEPELDDAELHAASSLSDGLRLIASRSWDLILLDADFSGAGMELLGRLHGDGGMAPVVLLSSQPTMDLAMEAIRHGAHDVLPKPLPRGRVREILVGIEEIKRLRPLPEVISPDGTTIVGASSQMMGVFKSVARAATSDATVLVLGESGTGKEMVARVLHSRSNRSRGPFVAINCAAIPENLLESELFGHEKGAFTGAIGRRIGRFERANGGTLFLDEIGDMSMALQSKILRAIQEREVERVGGGSPVSIDVRIVAATNRDLAQAVREGKFREDLYYRLAVVTVMLPPLRQRGDDLDLLSLHFFAHYAREHARPIRAVAEEVFNVMHRHPWPGNVRQLRNAAERAVVMADGEILLPQHLPTDILNPPEAAADGDGGGQDAAEPPMVTLEEMEKRMIRRALRETANNVTVAAERLGIHRNTLRRKIQDYGLGQG
- a CDS encoding tetratricopeptide repeat protein, with the translated sequence MIVAAAPDPEKAWDSSSSYATIDKRILTPENVEQSLDAAESALRDYVSMLHDGLRPAFRSYFAGDAEGAARHLLVLGEQHEGVGRARGAEQCYKAALMMSLPLADKSLQVLALRRMGRVALALAHLPEATSYYERSAELARDSGDVRAEVAARTGVGNVRMYQGRWPDAERIYREALDLAQTVDSSDATLELGQLYNNLGSATTRTGELDEAEQWLERALAVWEEVKSPIDQGVCLMNLGHLRENQERLAETQEAYEAALALPVPTSFKSLAAADLADIYLKEGFVTRAEEMARVAEEHAIAASSPYSLAYMYRNRGNLARARGHEDGFTFYEKALEIARAKGYPSLEADTLADYAELRRVTGGVEEAEAYLERARDIFAQLGASQNAARVQRSLDALRSGIEVSVAAAGD